In Erpetoichthys calabaricus chromosome 4, fErpCal1.3, whole genome shotgun sequence, one genomic interval encodes:
- the tlr7 gene encoding toll-like receptor 7: protein MVTTRSLLSLGTSVLLCFSFTPTFFSKMWYPKSLPCDVLVENNGTIVLVECKDRQLTEIPKQIPKNATNLTFTTNHISEISQKSFHGLMNLTEIDFRCNCVPIKIGPKSHVCTKGLHVQEGSFAYLPNLKSLYLDGNQLSQIPQGLPPTLTLLSLEVNSISSIYQRNLSELTNLEKLYLGKNCYYRNPCNVTFYIETGAFSSLNRLSLLSLKSNNITSVPQMLPPNLKELYLYNNGIEKISKTDFQNLTSLEVLDLSGNCPRCFNAPFPCTPCPNDNPLFIHPEAFNSLRNLSILRLHSNSLKKIESKWFNKMTELKILDLSSNFLADEISDAQFLNTLKNLEELDLSFNYKQSQYSASLKLSADFSSLVSLRVLRIKGYVFKQLYDDALKPLKHLTKLEIIDLGTNFIKQADLNILQHLKAFKIINLSENKISPSGESLANSCAASHSDVNPLGATGQYYNGEVREIQYFQYDEFARSCTSNDKEDGSVIPLVKKDCSTFGKTLDLSRNNIFFIDTTQFQELHQLKCLNLSGNAMSQTLNGSEFTSLSNLEYLDFSFNRIDLLYSSAFQELKNLKILDLSHNDHYFVAEGVTHMLNFTKSLPYLQKLMLNYNLISTSTNTEMESSSLEILEFKGNRLDVLWKDGDTRFNKYFSKLYNVTYLDLSYNSLTFIPQMVFSGLPPKLHEWYLNNNELHGFNWGELEKLQHLEILDLSNNKLTTVPRELSNCTKTLQKFILQKNQIPKLTKHFLKDAKSLRYLDLSFNELQKIEQSSFPENIINNLEVLKLNGNKFMCTCDTIWFVLWINKTSVNIPRLATDVTCAAPGTQKGRSVIFLDQHTCQMDSISLVLHILTTFLTLMCIVTSISCHLFFWDVWYSYHYCIAKLNGYHPIISEKTCYDAYIAYDKKDPEVSDWVLNELLFHLENKEDIHFQLCLDERDWVPGLPLIDNLSQSIQVSRKTVFLLTKKYILSGIFKTSFYLAHQRLIDEKEDVIILVFLEKVRHSSKYVKLRKRLCRGSILEWPNNPQAQGFFWQSLKSVLATDNYSQYNKLFKESI, encoded by the coding sequence GTTACCACAAGAAGCCTGCTCAGTTTAGGAACCTCTGTACTTCTATGCTTTTCTTTTACTCCAACATTTTTCTCAAAAATGTGGTATCCCAAAAGTCTTCCATGTGATGTATTGGTGGAAAATAATGGAACTATAGTCCTTGTTGAATGCAAGGATCGACAGCTCACTGAGATCCCTAAACAAATCCCTAAAAATGCAACAAATTTGACATTTACTACAAACCACATCTCCGAAATTTCTCAAAAGTCATTTCATGGACTGATGAACCTTACAGAGATAGATTTCAGATGCAACTGTGTTCCTATTAAAATAGGCCCTAAAAGTCATGTCTGTACCAAAGGATTGCATGTTCAAGAAGGAAGCTTTGCATATCTTCCTAATTTAAAATCTCTCTACTTAGACGGTAATCAGCTTTCACAGATTCCTCAAGGATTGCCACCCACTTTAACTTTGCTCAGTCTTGAAGTAAACAGCATTTCCTCCATTTATCAGAGAAATCTTTCAGAATTAACAAACTTGGAAAAATTATACCTGGGGAAAAACTGCTATTATCGTAATCCAtgcaatgttacattttacattgaGACTGGGGCATTCAGTTCCTTGAACAGACTTTCTTTGTTGTCCCTGAAGTCCAATAATATCACCAGTGTTCCCCAGATGCTTCCACCCAATTTGAAGGAACTTTATCTATATAACAATGGAAttgaaaaaatatctaaaactgATTTTCAAAATCTGACAAGCCTGGAAGTGCTTGATTTGAGTGGAAACTGTCCGCGGTGCTTCAATGCTCCCTTCCCCTGCACTCCGTGTCCAAATGACAATCCACTCTTCATTCACCCTGAAGCCTTCAACTCTTTACGTAATCTCAGCATTTTACGTCTTCATAGTAACTCTCTTAAAAAAATAGAGAGTAAATGGtttaataaaatgacagaatTAAAGATCTTGGATCTTTCATCTAATTTTCTGGCTGACGAAATAAGTGACGCACAATTTTTAAACACTCTGAAAAATCTTGAAGAGCTAGACCTTTCTTTCAACTACAAACAATCACAATATTCAGCATCCCTGAAACTTTCAGCAGACTTTTCCAGTCTAGTCTCACTCAGAGTACTACGAATTAAAGGATATGTGTTCAAACAATTATATGATGATGCCCTTAAACCACTAAAGCATCTTACAAAACTTGAAATCATTGATCTTGGTACAAACTTTATTAAACAGGCTGATCTGAACATTTTACAACATTTGAAAGcattcaaaataataaatctcTCTGAAAACAAAATTTCTCCTTCTGGTGAATCTCTAGCTAACTCATGTGCTGCAAGTCATTCTGATGTTAACCCTCTGGGTGCCACAGGACAGTACTATAACGGAGAAGTGCGAGAAATTCAATATTTCCAGTACGATGAATTTGCTCGCAGCTGCACTTCCAATGACAAAGAAGATGGATCTGTCATTCCACTTGTTAAAAAGGATTGCAGCACATTTGGAAAAACACTGGATTTAAGTCGGAACAACATATTTTTCATTGATACcacacaatttcaagagctccaTCAACTAAAATGCTTAAACCTCTCTGGGAATGCAATGAGTCAGACTCTGAACGGCTCTGAATTCACTTCTCTTTCCAACCTGGAGTATTTAGATTTCTCTTTCAATCGTATTGATTTGCTTTACTCCTCGGCATTTCAAGAACTAAAAAACTTGAAAATTCTGGATCTAAGTCATAATGACCATTATTTTGTGGCGGAGGGTGTTACACACATGCTGAACTTTACCAAAAGTCTGCCCTACCTGCAGAAGCTAATGCTAAACTACAATCTAATTTCCACGTCCACCAATACAGAGATGGAAAGTTCATCCCTAGAAATTTTGGAGTTTAAAGGAAATCGTTTAGATGTTTTATGGAAAGACGGGGACACAAGATTTAACAAATATTTCAGCAAGCTGTACAATGTGACATATCTTGATCTCTCCTATAACAGTCTTACTTTTATACCACAAATGGTCTTCAGTGGCTTGCCACCAAAATTACATGAATGGTACTTGAACAACAATGAATTACATGGTTTTAATTGGGGAGAACTTGAAAAACTACAACATTTAGAGATACTTGATCTGAGTAATAATAAACTAACCACTGTTCCTCGGGAGCTTTCTAACTGCACCAAAACTTTGCAGAAGTTCATTTTGCAAAAGAATCAGATCCCAAAGCTCACCAAACATTTCCTCAAAGATGCCAAAAGCCTGAGGTATCTTGACCTCAGTTTCAATGAGCTACAAAAAATTGAGCAATCCAGCTTCCCAGAAAATATTATCAATAACCTGGAAGTCTTGAAATTGAATGGAAATAAATTCATGTGCACTTGCGATACTATTTGGTTTGTCTTGTGGATTAACAAAACCTCAGTTAACATTCCTCGTCTGGCTACAGATGTCACTTGTGCAGCTCCTGGTACACAAAAAGGACGCAGTGTCATTTTTCTGGACCAACATACATGCCAAATGGATTCCATTTCACTTGTTCTACATATTTTAACAACGTTTCTCACTCTGATGTGTATCGTAACCTCAATTTCATGTCATCTTTTCTTTTGGGATGTATGGTACAGTTACCACTACTGTATTGCAAAATTAAATGGATATCATCCTATCATTTCAGAAAAAACTTGTTATGATGCTTACATTGCCTATGACAAGAAAGACCCTGAGGTTTCTGACTGGGTTTTAAATGAGTTGCTCTTCCACTTAGAAAATAAAGAGGACATCCATTTTCAATTATGTTTGGATGAAAGAGACTGGGTTCCTGGTCTACCACTTATAGATAACctttctcaaagcatacaagtgagcagaaaaacagtatttttgctcactaaaaagtacattttgagTGGAATCTTTAAGACCTCTTTCTACCTAGCACATCAACGGCTCATTGACGAGAAAGAAGACGTCATTATTCTGGTTTTTCTTGAAAAGGTTCGTCATAGTTCCAAATATGTAAAGCTTCGTAAAAGACTCTGCAGGGGTTCCATTTTAGAGTGGCCAAATAACCCTCAGGCCCAGGGATTTTTCTGGCAGTCTCTGAAGAGTGTTTTAGCTACAGATAACTACTCACAATATAACAAACTGTTTAAAGAATCCATTTAA